The following are from one region of the Pseudorasbora parva isolate DD20220531a chromosome 12, ASM2467924v1, whole genome shotgun sequence genome:
- the obi1 gene encoding ORC ubiquitin ligase 1: protein MAQSFQNVTLSLTLPISCQICLGKVRQPVICCNNHVFCSNCIKVWLEKSSQCPTCRVAITPENPCREIIGATTDSESNESSSVKRRLRKTRGELLLREYEDEIETLLKENEDLKSKNLSLEMQLKTALEPSTVLVSQSETGTVDLSALEESANKLRAANDLYRKVKQDLEKLKEANKTLRSQNFDLIQENMRLKAEVDSRSPQKFGRYTVAALEAKIHQYERDVAQLKRALERSDKYIEELEAQNQRDSPKSEEGVCSNAASGGTQNGGIGRIALMRRSLSEMEETSVCTDLDRKCSELPNNHGHLLTTSDVCFLAGPLTPQKDGLKDVTVPSTPSSALRCLSLKSPAVCSDRKLGLKPLTYLRRLSFDDCQGPACSSSINQSPGSFQGNKGAPFSQKTAVNSDREVLCGGWMDCGPELPRLDENTEKFKQSEDPTGNSEACMDAAYLDKISELDSMMAEGESSSSQVSHLPLASSSSSSSSSSSSRSPDFDATQLPELDFCSNLLADPGTVREPQTTSLTQETTHCDAATASEEDASIVEFGDGAGVVVENPGQPTKRKCLTGLSISSPSKLSKLK from the exons ATGGCGCAAAGTTTTCAAAACGTCACTCTTTCACTTACTTTACCGATATCCTGCCAGATTTGTCTCGGAAAG GTACGTCAGCCGGTCATTTGTTGCAACAACCATGTGTTCTGCTCCAACTGTATCAAAGTTTGGCTGGAGAAGAGCAGTCAATGTCCCACCTGTAGAGTGGCCATCACCCCAGAAAACCCCTGCAGAGAAATCATTG GAGCCACAACTGACAGTGAATCCAATGAGAGCTCTTCTGTGAAGAGACGCCTCCGAAAGACTCGAGGGGAGTTGCTCTTGCGAGAATATGAG GATGAAATCGAAACCCTCTTGAAAGAGAACGAGGACTTGAAAAGCAAAAACCTGAGCCTTGAGATGCAACTTAAGACGGCTCTGGAACCGAGCACAGTCTTGGTTTCTCAGAGTGAAACGGGCACTGTTGACCTGAGCGCGCTGGAGGAGTCAGCCAATAAGCTGAGAGCTGCCAATGACCTCTACAGGAAGGTCAAACAGGACCTCGAAAAGCTGAAGGAA GCTAACAAAACTCTGCGGTCCCAAAATTTTGACCTAATCCAGGAAAATATGCGCTTGAAAGCTGAAGTGGACAGCAGATCTCCTCAAAA GTTTGGCAGGTATACAGTTGCTGCTCTCGAGGCTAAAATTCATCAGTATGAGCGGGACGTGGCCCAGCTGAAAAGAGCTCTGGAGCGCAGTGATAAATACATCGAAGAGCTTGAAGCCCAGAACCAGAGGGATAGCCCCAAGTCTGAAGAAGGTGTTTGTTCAAACGCTGCCTCTGGAGGGACTCAAAACGGAGGGATTGGAAGAATTGCCCTGATGCGAAGGAGCCTGAGTGAAATGGAGGAAACTTCTGTTTGCACAGACCTGGACCGAAAGTGTTCAGAGCTTCCCAACAACCATGGGCACCTCCTGACAACATCTGATGTGTGTTTTCTAGCAGGGCCCTTGACTCCACAGAAGGATGGACTCAAAGATGTTACAGTTCCCTCTACACCCTCCTCAGCTCTCAGATGTCTAAGCTTGAAGAGTCCTGCGGTTTGTAGTGACCGAAAGTTAGGTCTCAAACCTCTCACTTACCTGAGAAGACTCAGTTTTGATGATTGCCAGGGCCCAGCCTGCTCATCCTCAATCAACCAAAGCCCAGGATCCTTCCAAGGCAACAAAGGTGCTCCTTTCAGTCAGAAGACCGCTGTGAATTCAGACAGAGAGGTTTTGTGTGGAGGCTGGATGGACTGCGGACCCGAGCTGCCCCGTCTGGATGAAAACACAGAAAAGTTCAAGCAGTCCGAGGACCCTACGGGCAACAGTGAGGCTTGCATGGATGCAGCATACCTGGACAAGATCTCTGAGCTGGACTCTATGATGGCTGAGGGTGAGAGCTCCAGCAGCCAGGTCTCTCACCTTCCCCTGGcgtcatcctcatcctcatcatcatcatcctcatcatcacgCTCTCCAGACTTTGATGCCACCCAGCTACCAGAACTGGATTTCTGTAGCAACCTCTTGGCTGATCCTGGAACAGTTAGAGAGCCCCAAACCACATCTTTGACACAGGAGACCACCCATTGCGATGCAGCTACGGCTTCTGAGGAGGACGCGTCAATAGTTGAGTTCGGTGACGGAGCTGGGGTTGTGGTGGAAAATCCTGGCCAGCCCACCAAACGCAAGTGTCTCACTGGATTGTCCATATCCAGCCCCTCCAAGCTCTCCAAACTAAAGTAG
- the pou4f1 gene encoding POU domain, class 4, transcription factor 1: MMSMNSKQHHFAMHPSLPEHKYTTLHSSSEAIRRACLQTPQLQSNIFASLDETLLARAEALAAVDIAVSQGKSHPFKPDATYHTMNTVPCSSTSTVPLAHHHHHHHHHHHQNLEPPDLMEHISSPSLALMPSAHEGAGGGGGGGGGGGLISTSAHPHSHMHGLTHLSHQAAMNMNSPLTHHGLLPGHHGGAHQGAPGLANNGLPSINDSDTDPRELEAFAERFKQRRIKLGVTQADVGGALANLKIPGVGSLSQSTICRFESLTLSHNNMIALKPILQAWLEEAEGAQREKMSKPDIFNGSEKKRKRTSIAAPEKRSLEAYFAVQPRPSSEKIAAIAEKLDLKKNVVRVWFCNQRQKQKRLKFSAAH, from the exons ATGATGTCCATGAACAGCAAACAGCATCATTTCGCCATGCACCCCAGCTTACCTGAGCACAAGTACACAACTCTGCACTCGAGCTCGGAGGCGATCAGGAGAGCCTGTCTGCAGACTCCACAG CTACAAAGCAACATCTTCGCCAGTCTGGATGAGACGCTCCTGGCCCGCGCCGAAGCTCTGGCGGCCGTGGACATCGCGGTGTCCCAGGGTAAGAGTCACCCGTTCAAGCCCGACGCCACGTACCACACGATGAACACCGTGCCATGCTCGTCCACCTCCACCGTGCCACTCGcccaccatcaccaccatcatcaccaccaccaccaccagaacCTGGAGCCGCCCGACCTCATGGAGCACATCAGTTCTCCGTCGCTCGCTCTGATGCCCAGCGCGCACGAAGGGGCCGGCGGAGGAGGCGGCGGGGGCGGCGGCGGGGGCTTGATCTCCACGTCGGCCCACCCGCACTCCCACATGCACGGGCTCACCCACCTGTCCCACCAGGCTGCTATGAACATGAACTCGCCGCTAACTCACCACGGGCTCTTACCGGGCCACCACGGCGGTGCGCACCAGGGCGCGCCGGGACTCGCCAACAACGGACTGCCCTCTATTAACGACTCGGACACGGACCCGAGGGAGCTGGAGGCGTTCGCGGAGCGCTTCAAACAGCGGAGGATCAAACTCGGGGTGACTCAGGCGGACGTGGGGGGCGCGCTGGCCAACCTAAAGATCCCAGGCGTGGGCTCCCTGAGCCAAAGTACCATTTGTCGCTTTGAGTCGCTAACTCTGTCGCACAACAACATGATCGCGCTCAAACCCATCCTCCAGGCGTGGCTGGAGGAGGCCGAGGGCGCCCAGCGCGAGAAAATGAGCAAACCCGACATTTTCAACGGCAGCGAGAAGAAGCGCAAGCGGACCTCCATAGCGGCCCCGGAGAAACGATCTCTGGAGGCGTATTTCGCGGTCCAGCCTCGGCCGTCCTCAGAGAAAATCGCGGCTATAGCCGAGAAATTGGACCTCAAAAAGAACGTGGTGCGAGTATGGTTTTGCAACCAAAGACAAAAACAGAAGAGGTTGAAATTTTCCGCGGCACACTGA